The DNA window ATTGCCTCCAAACTGACTCATGAAATTGATTTCCGGAAAAAGCACCTTTTTGAATTAATTGATGCCTCAAAAGGAGCCATTACGGTAAAAGAACTTTCCGAAAAGGTCGGATGGAGCAGCCGGCAGATGAACCGGTATTTCAACAGCTGGTTGGGCGTATCCTTAAAATCGTACCTCAACATCATCCGCTTTTCCCATTCACTGAAACAGCTGAAAAACGGGGACTTTTACCCGGAACTCAATTACGGTGACCAATCCCATTTCATCCGGGAAATAAAGAAATTCGCCGGTGTGAAACCTACCATTTTAAATAAAAACGAGAACGACCGATTTATCCAATTGAGCATGATGCCGGAAGACTAATTTTGTCCTGTTAATCAAACAAAAAATACGATGGGTTTAAATCATATCAATCTGGTAATAAAAGAAGTAGATCAGGCAGTGAGCTTATTTGCAAATCACTTAGGCTTTAATTTAATAACCAACCGCAACGGTAAAATGGCAGTTCTGGAAAGCAGTTATCAATTTGTCCTTGTCATCTGGGGCCAGGAACTGAACAGGAAAGATAAGATACCGGAATACCCGGAGAATTTTCATAT is part of the Chryseobacterium camelliae genome and encodes:
- a CDS encoding VOC family protein; the encoded protein is MGLNHINLVIKEVDQAVSLFANHLGFNLITNRNGKMAVLESSYQFVLVIWGQELNRKDKIPEYPENFHIGFYQEDENAVREIYNRLKEVEGLKLDSEPKKIRNTLGFYFYFEKLMIEISVNPFKENIA